One genomic window of Gossypium hirsutum isolate 1008001.06 chromosome D11, Gossypium_hirsutum_v2.1, whole genome shotgun sequence includes the following:
- the LOC107911136 gene encoding uncharacterized protein, which translates to MYLLDIKVDEQLFRALAQYWNPAYSCFTFGKEDLVPTVEEYTTLLHCPRLQVDKAYSKAAYVPTLWKKLMTITGTSEQWITARIKQKCECKCIPWRNLRDLILAHPDGKRKVDVFALSIYGLVIFPRALGHVDEAVSDLFDRLGKEVTPVPEILAEMFRSLNACRRAGEGRFTGCAQLLIDWFHSHFWKVDKVSYRVFFRHYSPLKEIVATPRRDDISEENWIAILFDWVLLLGIWGAVGYAPLLALKQYNSRHFVPVTYGLAQCEFLYRGDNYKKKVKEISQAWNQVHRMKRLAVGSMTTLEYGELQRKRINYNITELNLESVRPMEEYLQVIPLELEIIKQDFEKRNLGLERKIERLEEEKMHLRLDVDVQKLEAEKLKKGKNKVDGDLDSLKTDYKRLRVSMRTAGLGKTSEQWRQKIQEESNKADRWERKSRETQVLKETLEWQVLETQNYQADLKARIAKLERSFATYRSRNSVVELKTSLCKIEEMKKRIEELEYPLQGCRQQIESLEGNKERWRQQLHHS; encoded by the exons ATGTATTTGTTGGACATCAAGGTGGATGAGCAATTGTTTCGGGCCCTTGCTCAATATTGGAATCCTGCATATAGCTGTTTCACTTTTGGCAAAGAAGATCTGGTGCCTACGGTGGAGGAATATACGACTTTATTACATTgtccaaggcttcaagtagataaAGCATATTCTAAAGCTGCGTATGTCCCGACATTATGGAAGAAATTGATGACTATTACTGGAACGAGCGAACAATGGATCACGGCCAGGATTAAACAGAAGTGCGAGTGTAAATGTATCCCATGGAGGAATTTGCGAGACTTGATCCTAGCACATCCTGATGGGAAAAGGAAGGTTGATGTGTTTGCTTTGAGCATCTACGGGTTAGTGATTTTCCCTAGGGCACTGGGGCATGTTGACGAAGCAGTTTCAGATCTTTTTGATCGATTGGGTAAAGAGGTCACGCCTGTTCCTGAGATTTTGGCTGAAATGTTTAGATCTTTGAATGCGTGTAGGCGAGCTGGTGAAGGCAGATTTACAGGTTGTGCGCAATTGTTGATAGATTGGTTCCATAGTCATTTCTGGAAGGTTGACAAAGTTTCATATCGGGTTTTCTTCAGGCATTACTCCCCGTTAAAAGAGATAGTGGCTACCCCCAGAAGGGACGACATATCAGAAGAAAATTGGATAGCAATTCT CTTTGACTGGGTTCTGTTGcttgggatttggggagccgTCGGATATGCACCTTTGTTGGCCCTAAAGCAATATAATTCAAGACATTTTGTACCGGTAACGTATGGtttagctcaatgtgagttcttGTACCGAGGagacaattacaagaaaaaggtgaAGGAAATTTCTCAGGCTTGGAATCAGGTTCATAGGATGAAAAGGTTAGCTGTAGGTTCGATGACAACTCTAGAGTACGGTGAGTTGCAACGTAAAAGAATAAATTATAACATTACAGAGTTAAACTTGGAGAGTGTTCGACCAATGGAAGAGTATCTACAAGTGATTCCATTAGAGTTGGAGATtataaaacaagattttgaaaaGAGGAATTTAGGACTTGAAAGGAAAATAGAGCGGTTGGAAGAAGAGAAGATGCATTTGAGGCTAGACGTTGACGTCCAAAAATTAGAAGCTGAAAAATTAAAGAAGGGGAAGAATAAAGTAGATGGAGATCTGGATAGCTTAAAGACGGACTACAAAAGGTTACGAGTATCAATGAGAACTGCTGGGCTGGGAAAGacttcagagcagtggcgacagaAGATCCAGGAAGAAAGTAACAAAGCTGATCGGTGGGAAAGAAAGTCCCGGGAGACTCAAGTTCTGAAAGAGACCTTAGAGTGGCAGGTGTTAGAAACTCAAAACTATCAAGCGGACTTGAAAGCTAGAATAGCGAAACTCGAGAGATCATTTGCTACGTATAGAAGTCGTAATTCTGTAGTGGAATTAAAGACAAGTCTGTgcaagattgaagaaatgaaaaagaggaTAGAAGAATTGGAGTACCCATTACAAGGCTGTAGACAACAGATCGAATCCTTGGAAGGAAATAAAGAGCGTTGGAGGCAGCAACTTCATCATTCGTAG